The following proteins come from a genomic window of Perognathus longimembris pacificus isolate PPM17 chromosome 12, ASM2315922v1, whole genome shotgun sequence:
- the Pmp2 gene encoding myelin P2 protein isoform X2 produces the protein MSNRFLGTWKLVSSEHFDDYMKALEHCDLGKRLIESSTEMGWQRDHHQKKVGRWENGSGKHISNFDTKIML, from the exons ATGAGCAACAGATTCCTGGGCACCTGGAAACTTGTCTCCAGTGAGCACTTTGATGATTATATGAAAGCTCTGG AGCATTGTGACCTTGGAAAGAGGCTCATTGAATCAAGTACAGAAATGGGATGGCAAAGAGACCACCATCAAAAGAAAGTTGGTAGATGGGAAAATGGTAGTGGTAAGCATATTTCCAATTTTGATACAAAAATAATGCTATAA
- the Fabp9 gene encoding fatty acid-binding protein 9, with product MMIKPFLGTWNLVSSENFDEYMKELGVNFATRNVAGLVKMSVRISVNGETVTIRTESSFTDTEISFILGQEFDETTADNRKVKSIIILDSDTMIHVQKWLGKETTIKRKIVAGKMVVECTMNNIVSTRIYEKA from the exons ATGATGATCAAGCCCTTCCTGGGAACCTGGAACCTGGTCTCCAGTGAAAACTTTGATGAATACATGAAAGAACTGG GAGTGAATTTTGCAACCCGGAATGTAGCAGGATTAGTGAAAATGAGTGTCAGGATTAGTGTCAATGGAGAAACAGTGACCATCCGGACGGAAAGTTCTTTCACAGACACTGAGATTTCTTTCATACTGGGGCAAGAGTTTGATGAAACTACTGCAGATAATAGAAAAGTAAAG AGCATCATCATATTAGACAGTGACACAATGATTCATGTCCAAAAATGGCTTGGCAAAGAAacgacaataaagagaaaaattgtaGCTGGAAAAATGGTAGTG GAATGCACCATGAATAATATTGTCAGCACCAGAATCTATGAGAAAGCATGA
- the Fabp4 gene encoding fatty acid-binding protein, adipocyte: MCDAFVGTWKLVSSENFDEYMKEVGVGFATRKVAGMAKPNMIISVNGDVITIRSESTFKNTEISFKLGQEFDEVTADDRKAKSIITLDGGVLVQVQKWDGKSTTIKRKREDDKLVVECVMKGVTSTRVYERA; this comes from the exons ATGTGTGATGCATTTGTAGGTACCTGGAAACTGGTCTCCAGTGAAAACTTTGATGAGTACATGAAAGAAGTCG GAGTGGGCTTTGCGACCAGGAAAGTGGCTGGCATGGCCAAACCCAACATGATCATCAGTGTGAATGGAGATGTGATCACCATTAGATCAGAAAGTACCTTCAAAAACACTGAGATTTCCTTCAAACTGGGCCAGGAATTTGACGAAGTCACCGCAGATGACAGGAAAGCCAAG AGCATCATCACTTTAGATGGAGGTGTTTTGGTACAGGTGCAGAAGTGGGATGGGAAATCGACTACCATAAAGAGAAAACGAGAGGATGATAAGCTTGTGGTG GAATGTGTGATGAAAGGTGTCACTTCCACCAGAGTTTATGAGCGAGCCTAA
- the Pmp2 gene encoding myelin P2 protein isoform X1 — protein sequence MSNRFLGTWKLVSSEHFDDYMKALGVGLATRKLGNLAKSNVIISKKGDYITIRTESTFKNTEVTFKLGQEFEETTADNRKTTSIVTLERGSLNQVQKWDGKETTIKRKLVDGKMVVECKMKGVICTRIYEKA from the exons ATGAGCAACAGATTCCTGGGCACCTGGAAACTTGTCTCCAGTGAGCACTTTGATGATTATATGAAAGCTCTGG GTGTGgggttagccaccagaaaactgggaaatTTGGCCAAATCCAATGTGATCATTAGCAAGAAAGGGGATTATATAACTATACGAACTGAAAGTACCTTTAAAAATACAGAGGTCACCTTTAAGCTGGGCCAGGAATTTGAAGAAACTACAGCAGACAATAGGAAAACCACG AGCATTGTGACCTTGGAAAGAGGCTCATTGAATCAAGTACAGAAATGGGATGGCAAAGAGACCACCATCAAAAGAAAGTTGGTAGATGGGAAAATGGTAGTG GAATGTAAGATGAAGGGCGTGATCTGCACCAGAATTTATGAGAAGGCCTGA